In the Aquimarina spinulae genome, AACAATGAAAAACTCGATTAAACCTCTATTTATTTTAATACCCCTATGGCGGACAGGAGTTATTAGCGTATACTATTTCTCTATTTAAAACTGAACAATAATATATGAGAGAATTTCAAAATAACACTTCACCAAAAAGCAAAAGAAAATCAAAAGTTACTATAGGGCAAGCTTTCAAAACCATCATATGGCCTCGAAAAAATCTTGTTTTTATTGGATTATTATTAATTGTACTAAGTAGATTAGCTGGCCTGGTATTACCTATGGCCAGTAAATATCTAATGGATGATGTTATCGCCAAAAAAGATTATGAAATGCTAAAAATGCTTTTGATTGGCGTAGGTCTCGCAATTCTGGTGCAAGCAGTAACATCATTTCTTTTAACCCGAATACTAAGTGTACAGGCACAATTTCTAATTTCAGAATTAAGGGCACAAGTACAGAAAAAAGTGCTCTCTTTACCTATTAGTTTCTTCGACAATACAAAATCCGGAGCATTAGTATCTCGTATTATGAGTGATGTAGAAGGTGTTCGTAATCTTATTGGTACTGGATTAGTACAATTAGTTGGAGGTACAATTACGGCTATTATCTCATTGGTATTGCTCATTAGAATTAGCCCTTCGATGACATTATTTGTACTGGTTCCTGTATCTGTATTTGGAATCGTTGCTTTAAAAGCATTCAAATATATTCGTCCAATCTTCAGGAAACGAGGAGTTATCAATGCAGAAGTTAAAGGTCGATTAACCGAAACTCTTGCCGGAGTACGGGTAATAAAAGGATTTAATGCCGAGGCACAAGAAAACAAAACCTTCGAAGAAGGAGTAGATCGACTATTTCAAAATGTAAAAAAGAGTTTAACCGCTACAGCATTAATGACTAGTTCTTCAACATTTTTATTGGGTATTGCTTCTACCGGAATTATGGGAATTGGTGGATATAAAATTATGATTGATGAATTGACCATTGGTGATTTTCTTTCGTTTACACTACTGCTGGGATTTATGATTGCACCCATTGTACAAATGAGTAATATCGGAAGCCAGTTAACCGAAGCACTGGCAGGTCTGGATCGTACCGAAGAGCTTATGAATATGACTCCGGAAGAAGAAATAGAGGATAGAAACATCACTTTAGAACATATAACAG is a window encoding:
- a CDS encoding ABC transporter ATP-binding protein, with the translated sequence MREFQNNTSPKSKRKSKVTIGQAFKTIIWPRKNLVFIGLLLIVLSRLAGLVLPMASKYLMDDVIAKKDYEMLKMLLIGVGLAILVQAVTSFLLTRILSVQAQFLISELRAQVQKKVLSLPISFFDNTKSGALVSRIMSDVEGVRNLIGTGLVQLVGGTITAIISLVLLIRISPSMTLFVLVPVSVFGIVALKAFKYIRPIFRKRGVINAEVKGRLTETLAGVRVIKGFNAEAQENKTFEEGVDRLFQNVKKSLTATALMTSSSTFLLGIASTGIMGIGGYKIMIDELTIGDFLSFTLLLGFMIAPIVQMSNIGSQLTEALAGLDRTEELMNMTPEEEIEDRNITLEHITGDIIFDNVSFSYEEGKEVLHNISFKAPSGSVTALVGSSGSGKSTIAGLAATFLNPKSGTITIDDNDISKVKLHSYRRNLGVVLQDEFLFEGSIRENILFPNPGATEVQLQQAVKASYVNEFTDRFDDGLDTLIGERGVKLSGGQRQRIAIARAILANPKIIILDEATSNLDTESEALIQKSLGELMKGRTTFVIAHRLSTIKKADQILVIESGNIAERGNHDELIAAEGRYFDLYTYQARI